One Rhizoctonia solani chromosome 1, complete sequence DNA window includes the following coding sequences:
- a CDS encoding SPC19 domain-containing protein — MDARRSFTQPRQSVFSAGGSVVPLNEGPANHLSYLHATVQMVARCSSTLGEIADEQKTEGIHDLDRMMRIIENQRLFVLIDEPQLKAAQNQLEDEIGPQLNTLLERAEKAIEVLDAKEQSLLSRATIKSSQAAAVAKASAAASKRGDARRLQILQARREKAERELDEVEAEIRKMEAELMKG; from the exons ATGGATGCTCGGCGTTCCTTTACTCAGCCGCGCCAGTCGGTTTTCTCAGCAGGAGGGTCCGTTGTACCGCTGAACGAAGGCCCAGCAAACCATCTAAGTTATCTTCATGCAACTGTTCAAATGGTTGCGAGGTGTAGTTCCACT TTGGGAGAAATAGCAGATGAACAAAAAACGGAAGGAATACATGATTTGGACCGGATGATGCGCATTATTGAGAATCAGCGG CTCTTCGTGCTCATTGATGAGCCTCAACTCAAAGCAGCTCAAAACCAGCTGGAAGATGAGATCGGCCCACAGCTAAACACGTTGCTCGAGCGGGCTGAAAAAGCAATCGAGGTGCTGGATGCCAAAGAGCAGTCTCTTTTATCTAGGGCAA CTATCAAGTCGAGTCAGGCAGCTGCGGTGGCCAAAGCTTCGGCTGCGGCTTCGAAACGTGGTGATGCGCGCCGATTACAGATTCTACAAGCTCGCAGGGAGAAGGCAGAGAGAGAATTAGATGAGGTCGAGGCCGAGATTAGAAAGATG GAGGCCGAGCTAATGAAGGGCTAA